A portion of the Juglans microcarpa x Juglans regia isolate MS1-56 chromosome 1D, Jm3101_v1.0, whole genome shotgun sequence genome contains these proteins:
- the LOC121256068 gene encoding uncharacterized protein At3g49140 isoform X8: protein MAIAAATPLPLEGVCCSTSYWITNSCLIPSFDRRRVPGPAGISHRAYHPLEDLKVSRRIRYTKLSSAETARTTVEANNFALLVFPGMVHCEPHEQISWAEFQYVIDDYGDIYFEIFDDANILEDRGASNPVNVLIGMEIPIYKNRNKAAARNISIEEGFFDDEVGDSEGPDISVDWGMLDTSSLVHPIYFAKCLTMASNMEYNKKIDDPSNGVSIVGCLRPAFADEESYIRTLFHCVDSDGYSSDWKDEEFSSLNSESDQVNTGSTLYRLEMMRIELFSVYGVQSEVSLQDFLDAEPDVLAHSTPAIVERFGEMGISCNVALKALCKKKGLDVESAHLIGIDSLGMDVRVFSGVEVQTHRFPFKVKATSEVAAEKQIQQLLFPRSRRKKLRNHGVGLRDVDSY, encoded by the exons AGGGGGTCTGTTGCTCAACATCATATTGGATAACAAACAGCTGCCTCATACCTTCTTTTGATCGTCGTAGAGTTCCCGGTCCTGCTGGCATAAG TCACAGAGCTTACCATCCTCTTGAAGATCTAAAAGTTTCCAGAAGAATCCGCTACACTAAACTTAGTTCAGCTGAAACTGCAAGAACCACAGTCGAG GCTAACAACTTTGCTTTGCTGGTCTTTCCTGGGATGGTACATTGTGAACCGCATGAACAAATTTCATGGGCTGAATTTCAGTATGTTATCGATGACTACGGAG atatatattttgaaatttttgatgATGCAAACATCTTAGAAGATCGTGGAGCAAGTAACCCTGTG AATGTGTTGATTGGAATGGAGATTCCAATATATAAGAACAGAAACAAAGCTGCTGCACGCAACATTTCTATTGAAGAAGGCTTTTTTGACGATGAG GTTGGGGATTCTGAAGGGCCTGATATTTCAGTGGACTGGGGAATGCTAGATACTTCTAGCTTGGTCCACCCTATTTATTTTGCTAAATGCTTGACGATG GCCTCTAATATGgagtacaataaaaaaatagatgatccGTCAAATGGTGTTTCCATTGTGGGCTGCCTCAGACCTGCTTTTGCTGATGAAGAATCATATATTAGAACGCTGTTTCATTGTGTAGATAGTGATGGATACAGCTCAGACTGGAAAG ATGAAGAATTCTCGAGCTTGAATTCTGAAAGTGATCAAGTCAACACTGGCTCAACTTTGTACAGGCTGGAGATGATGAGAATAGAGCTATTCTCTGTGTATGGTGTCCAG TCTGAAGTTAGCTTGCAAGATTTTCTAGATGCTGAGCCTGATGTTCTTGCACATTCTACTCCAGCAATTGTAGAGCGGTTTGGCGAGATGGGTATTAGTTGCAATGTTGCTCTTAAAGCTCTTTGCAAAAAGAAGGGTCTGGATGTTGAG TCAGCTCATTTGATTGGGATTGACAGCCTGGGCATGGATGTTAGGGTTTTCTCTGGGGTGGAGGTACAAACACATCGTTTTCCTTTCAAAGTCAAG GCAACTTCTGAAGTTGCAGCCGAGAAGCAGATTCAGCAACTTCTGTTTCCCCGTTCTCGCcgcaaaaaattaagaaatcatGGGGTTGGACTTCGGGATGTGGATTCATATTAA
- the LOC121256068 gene encoding uncharacterized protein At3g49140 isoform X6 has translation MAIAAATPLPLEGVCCSTSYWITNSCLIPSFDRRRVPGPAGIRCKIPFFGSTQFHWLSSGHDLCLSKVSVAADYPDSVPDSSSYTSHRAYHPLEDLKVSRRIRYTKLSSAETARTTVEANNFALLVFPGMVHCEPHEQISWAEFQYVIDDYGDIYFEIFDDANILEDRGASNPVNVLIGMEIPIYKNRNKAAARNISIEEGFFDDEVGDSEGPDISVDWGMLDTSSLVHPIYFAKCLTMASNMEYNKKIDDPSNGVSIVGCLRPAFADEESYIRTLFHCVDSDGYSSDWKDEEFSSLNSESDQVNTGSTLYRLEMMRIELFSVYGVQSEVSLQDFLDAEPDVLAHSTPAIVERFGEMGISCNVALKALCKKKGLDVEATSEVAAEKQIQQLLFPRSRRKKLRNHGVGLRDVDSY, from the exons AGGGGGTCTGTTGCTCAACATCATATTGGATAACAAACAGCTGCCTCATACCTTCTTTTGATCGTCGTAGAGTTCCCGGTCCTGCTGGCATAAG ATGCAAGATTCCATTTTTTGGATCAACTCAATTCCATTGGCTGTCTTCGGGACATGATCTTTGTCTTTCAAAAGTTTCAGTTGCTGCTGACTACCCAGATTCTGTTCCTGATTCTTCTAGTTACACCAGTCACAGAGCTTACCATCCTCTTGAAGATCTAAAAGTTTCCAGAAGAATCCGCTACACTAAACTTAGTTCAGCTGAAACTGCAAGAACCACAGTCGAG GCTAACAACTTTGCTTTGCTGGTCTTTCCTGGGATGGTACATTGTGAACCGCATGAACAAATTTCATGGGCTGAATTTCAGTATGTTATCGATGACTACGGAG atatatattttgaaatttttgatgATGCAAACATCTTAGAAGATCGTGGAGCAAGTAACCCTGTG AATGTGTTGATTGGAATGGAGATTCCAATATATAAGAACAGAAACAAAGCTGCTGCACGCAACATTTCTATTGAAGAAGGCTTTTTTGACGATGAG GTTGGGGATTCTGAAGGGCCTGATATTTCAGTGGACTGGGGAATGCTAGATACTTCTAGCTTGGTCCACCCTATTTATTTTGCTAAATGCTTGACGATG GCCTCTAATATGgagtacaataaaaaaatagatgatccGTCAAATGGTGTTTCCATTGTGGGCTGCCTCAGACCTGCTTTTGCTGATGAAGAATCATATATTAGAACGCTGTTTCATTGTGTAGATAGTGATGGATACAGCTCAGACTGGAAAG ATGAAGAATTCTCGAGCTTGAATTCTGAAAGTGATCAAGTCAACACTGGCTCAACTTTGTACAGGCTGGAGATGATGAGAATAGAGCTATTCTCTGTGTATGGTGTCCAG TCTGAAGTTAGCTTGCAAGATTTTCTAGATGCTGAGCCTGATGTTCTTGCACATTCTACTCCAGCAATTGTAGAGCGGTTTGGCGAGATGGGTATTAGTTGCAATGTTGCTCTTAAAGCTCTTTGCAAAAAGAAGGGTCTGGATGTTGAG GCAACTTCTGAAGTTGCAGCCGAGAAGCAGATTCAGCAACTTCTGTTTCCCCGTTCTCGCcgcaaaaaattaagaaatcatGGGGTTGGACTTCGGGATGTGGATTCATATTAA